The genomic window GTCCTTATAAAATCAATATgtatatatttctagaaataaGATCCTTGATCCTGATTGTAAATCAAGGTCAACCTAGTATGCACCTGAACTATACAAAAACCGAATTCCACCGAGAACAAAACTTGTaacatatatttcaagatacgaattcagcAAAAACAAATGACGTAATTTCTTTACAATTGAACTAAAACTATCTATAGTGGTCAACTTACTAATTTCGATATTTCGACTGTACATGAACTAGTTTCCATGTTCACAAATAACTTTGATCCCAAGCAAACTAAAACTTCTCAATATGGATTGATCCCAATGAATAAAAATCATGTAAgcatataagaaagatgaataaTGTGCATACACAAAGTTGTCGTTCTAAGACCGGGCACAATTTTAGCCCATTAGGCTTGAGAACCATCAAGCAATGTTGGAGTTGAGGAAGACCCAAAAACATGATAGTTCGAGAACCCATAAATCAGTTCTTAGATAAAATAAATTTCGTGAACATGTCCAAAAGTACCTAGTTCAccaacttttgaaaaaaaaattaggaaCATACCCAGAAGTTCATAATTCGCGAACTCATAAATCAGTTCGTGAATACAAGATTAAATTTTCGAAGTGTAAGGTAACGTTGCATGGTTCACGAACCCATAAATTGGTTCCGCGATCTCTTGGGGACATTAGAGTTTAGGGACATCAAGTTTTTGCATAGTTCGCCAACTCATAATTCAGCTCGTGAACAACttgattttttaggtttatatgtTGGAAAACATTGTTTttagaacaataaattgttctcaacCTCAAGGCGATAAACCTATGAATACTCATTGCTCGAAATTAGATTTCTAAGCTTGAatgcaaaatttcttctttgaaatTTATCAATTATTGTTAAGTCATAGGACGTTATCTTggaagatagaatggtaaaaataatgagtaaataggataataGTCTTCAagtacctttgttgatgaagtcctcgcACATGTCTTCATTGTTCTTCAATGTTCAAGGGTTATTCCGTGAATTTCGATACTCAACTAGCATGCTCTAATCCTAGTCCAAAAGTCGTAGAATATAAATCAAGGTATAGTTTTGTGCAATAACATTTACAACAAgattgacataccaaaacttgtgagtttgatcgAGCAATACTATAACATGCATAATTTTCCATGTCATTCATGAGAGATGCAAGATTAAAACTCGCCATGTAGTTGGCATTTAAACCACCTTTCTACAATAAGCAACCACAATTTGTCCCAAGCAATTGTCATATATTTGAAAATATTAGTATCACCAGAACAAATAAATTTCTCATATAGTTTTCTAAATTATGAAAATAATATTTTGGTCGTTCATACACATGAAAGTTATACGATAAGGAACTACCTATTACAGAATCTACTAATTCTGCTCTATCTATCATGGAGAGAGACTTGCCTTTCCAGGTAGCGAATTTTAGTTCAATTCCGGATATTCTCAAATGAATGTGCTTTTCTAAGGTTTACCCTAAAAAATAGGTACATCCAAACAACTTAAAGGTATAGGATTTGCAATAATGCCATATCGATCATCAATGAATTTGACTCCCTAAAATACGTGCTTACTGGTAAACAACGTACACTTTGCATAGATAATTTTTTACCAGAACATGCACCACAATTCTCAAACAAATTCTGTAAGCTATTAACTTCTTTTTGGGTACCTCTTCACGAAGAAGGCGAGTAATATGCCTCGACTAAGAACATCTTTAGTAAGACATGAAAGAATATGAGACATAAGGACACCTTGGAGAACACCTCTAGTGCAACTGAAATTACCCATAACTTTCCCATTCACTATTATAAACAACTTCGCTGAATTGCAAATAGTCTGAATCCAACTAACAAACAGAAGACAAAAACCAAAAACGTGCAAACTCTAGAGCAGAAAGTTCCAGTATAGTATATCAAAAGCTTATTGGGTTATGATGCCTATTTCAAGTGGTAAAACCTTTGCTAATAATTTCAACAGATATTGGTTCACTTGGCTTACTTGGGTCATGAATCATGATATATATTTCAAGTGGCAAAATTTATTGTTACAAATTTTAATAGATTTAGGCTCACTTGGCTTATTTTGTGTCACCATGTATATTTCAAGTGGGAAAACCTTCTGTTATAacgaaagtgttagacaatcgtGAAAATGTCTGGTCAATGATGCTAACCTTAACTTAGGTATTAAATTTTAGATTATATTGATCAAAGAAAAACAAGATTTTATAACATGTGACGAATTTTGGATTACCTGCAAGATTAGggtagattttgaagaaaaaaaatgatcagaCTTTTGAAACATTCAATACAATTTTGGGTCTCCAGACCGGATATTATTAAGTCATGTGGTAAATCTTTTGTGGTTATAATCGTTGACTGAAGTAATTTGGATAGTCATCTACTCTGTCAATCACGCCACTTCCGTACAAATAAGAGGTCGACCTCAaacttgttttcagttcacaatgTGCAGTAGACAGAAAGTGAATAACGAAACTAGCACGCAGATTTCTATAAGCGCACCCCGCCGAAAGTACGAACACTTATCTGGAACCCGGATACTACTCATTTGGTTTTGCCGAATAAACTTTTACTAGAAAGAAAGAGTTTGAAACGTCATATTCAGACATTTCGACGTCGTTGATGATCACAGCTACTACGTGTGTACTAACTAGTAAAGTCGCGTCTTTTCCAGTTTCTCTCAATCCTAATCCGATAATACCGTACCCGCGCCAACTTTACCATCTCTAGCCTCTtaattttctctcttcttcttcgatcaaatttccagaagaagaaaaagaagatgatgaaattctACATCAATTCcatttcctcctccttcttcttgtattaaattggggattttaataaagtgccacacttccaatttgcagtttaagaaaatgccaccgtttttttcagagtttatttaatgccacacgtttgacattttccatccaaaaaaattgttgccatcagttagtgcataggtggcattTATCCAGCTTAATAAAAGACATATACATCCTCAAATCTGTCACCAACTCACCAAACCCATTCCTTATTTTGAACAGTGTAAGTCATTGCCGGTCTGAGTTGGCTGGTTGGATCAGTCATCGTGCTAACCAGAATAAGCCATCGTCGGTACCGAGTTGATTCAACATAACAAAGATTAGATCGAGTTTCAGCTGTTTTCTGCGCTTTTCTCAGGCAAATTTCAGCCATTTTCCCTGCAAATTCCTAACGTTCATCTATACTTCCATCGCTGCTTCATTCTTTTCAGTTCTCTAACATCCAATAAACTTATCGTGTCCCTGCAATGATTCAATCTAACACAAACACATTCAATTTCTATCTTGAGCCCCAAATTCTTCTCTGCAACCCataactcaaactcaaacacattcACAgcacaatcatctcacaacacTACTAGGACCATGCCTATGAATCACTACCTCAACTCAAAACCCCTCTTTATCACAGACCCATTCATTCCATGGCAGTGAGCTTAATGTCCATTCGATCAGTCAAAAACAACAGGATCTTCAAATTTGTCTTTCCTTCTGTTAAATCTCAATTCCACCAGTGCTTCCATCTGCATagacaacaccaacaacatacattcaaaccctaaattctaaaCTGTAATCATGGCTTCATGTCATAACCACCATACTCATCTTATCCATCTCAATTCACTGTCTATAGATACGTCCATAAATTCAACAACAAAACTGCATAACTTAAACAAAATTCATagagaagaacaattacctcaaactCATTTACTCAAGCACCAGCAGTTCATCCCAGATAACTTCATAATTCATCTGAGTTCCAAATACAAACTCTAACTATTGAACTTAAGCTAGTCTCCAACCGCAACTCTCAATTCAGATCAAACCCACCTCCAATTAATCATCTAAACCCTCAATTCAGTTCATCCATCAACATCAGTTCTTAACCAACCCTAATTCAATTCCCAAATATTCTATTCTCTCAATCAAACTCAATTCATCCATCAAAATCTTCCAATCTATTCAACCCATCCTTTAATTCCTTCTTATTCACCCTTAATTGAATCTCGAAATTCatttcaggaaccctaatttcttcacaaTTTCATTAACATCTCAATTCTTCTTCAAGACAATACTACAACTTCAATTTAGCAATAACCCTTTGATCTTCATCTGTTAACATCCCGTTTAGCTTATCAATTCCAAATAAACTCAACATCAAACTCTAACCTTCACAGAAACACTTCGCTTCAACTCAATCGTGGATTATAACCAGACCTAACTATGAACTCATCAGCACCACACTCGgttgattggtttcactaattttctgcaaggttttctcaacagagatttcatctctggaacgccagagaaaaagaagaaggagaaggaagagaagaaaggaaaggaaagagaaagagaattcaAGTGTAGTTAGGTAATGATGCTTCTTGTGACTGATTCAAATCGACCTAATAGTGTGAGTCATTGTCGAGTTTGGACCAACACGAATTCAAGGGTAGTTAGGTAATGTTGACACGTTGTATTGACTTTTTCAATGATTATAGACCTAGTTAGTGGGCCCTGACGGAAtatctaacggttgtggcatttaataaactctgaaaaaaacggtggtattttcttgaatcgggatttgcaagtgtgtcagtttgttaaaaatccctATTAAATTCCACAAAATCCCACCAAATTCCATTATTATTTCACAATTAATTTTCTCCACCAAACTAATCAATACCCTCCTCCTCCCTTTCACTTGAAAAACCCTATCTCTAATCTCTGATAATCATTCTACATGTGCAAAACCAAAATGAATGTAAAAGAACCGATTCCACTTTCATCGAGAAAATCCTATGAAAAATCTCGTTCACTTCCGAATTCAAATCCATCGACTTCTTCTACTAGTAATCCATCAACTTCTACCAGTAACGCATTCTCTAGTGACAACAATCACACAAACACATCATCAGAATCAAGAACTTCACGATCTTCACTAAAGAGTTTAAAAGATTCATTACCAGAAACCACACATATATACGATTTCTCAGAAATCCGGAAGGCGACGAACAATTTCTTAGCGAAACGATTCTCATCGTCTTCTTCGTCGGCGGCATCCGATTGGAAATGTTTGATTAGAGGTAAGGATGTGATTATATTTCAACGTAAATTTCAACGGTCGATTGATTCGTCGAAACTCCGTGAACGGTTAACGGCGATTTGTAAGAGTCATCATATTAGTTTGATTAAGTTGTTAGGTGCTTCGGTTTCCGGGGATTACATTTATTTAGTATATGAGTATGTTAATGGTGGTAATCTTAGAGATTGTCTTCGAAACAGTAGAAATCCGGAATTCACTGTGTTGTCGACATGGATGTCTAGAATGCAGATTGCTGCTGATGTTGCTCAAGGAATTGAGTACATTCATCATTTCTGTGGGTTGGATTTGGCATTAGTCCATAATCATATCAAAAGTAGTAGTATAATTGTCACGGAGCCTTTGTATAATGCGAAAATATGTCATTTCGGAACGTCGGAGCTTTGCGGAGAAATTAATGAAAATAGAGAAGTAATTCAATCGTCTGTGGGTGAAATACAAGAAGAGATTCAGTCTCTGCCGTCGTCTTCGAAATTGAGAAGGACGAAGAGTGTGAAGTTTACAGGGACTAAAGGTTACATGTCACCGGAGTATCAACAGAGTGGAATAGCAACACAAAAGTCAGATGTGTATGCATTTGGTGTAGTGATTTTAGAACTATTGTCAGGTGAAGAACCGGTCAAGTTCAAGCTTGATCAAGAGACTGGGCAGTATAGAAGtgtttcagtcattgaaacagcTAAGGAGGCAATTGAATCAGAGGATTTTGAGAAAATTAGGAGATGGATTGATAGAAGATTGAAGGATTCATTTCCTGTTGAAATTGCGGAGAGATTAACTCGTGTAGCATTAGAATGTGTACATGCTGAAGCCGATAAGCGTCCGGATATGAGGCGTGTGTCAGGTAAGATTTCGAAGCTTTATTTGGAGTCTATGAAATGGAAGGAGAAAATGGGTACTCTTATGGATTTTACTATGTCACTGGTAGCTCGCTAGGGAAATAAATCAACATCATGGCGAATATTGTACTGAACCAATTTCTTAGCTTGTTCCATCGGATATAATTTTCAGCGGTTAACTCAAAACCACGtctcaaacaaattttttttttttggaatgaacAGTGGTAGTCAAATAGAAGAATGAAATTTTGCAAGTATAAAATTTGCAGGATCACCAAATCCGCCGCTATTACTTTTTCTCTTTTTCATTTTAGTTGATGAATGAGACACAACTGTAAACTAACAAGAAACAATAATTAACACTGTCTATTCTCTTTAAAATATTTTAATGCAGTAGACTTGAACAAATTCAAAACATCTCAAGTGTTCATCTTCCTAATTTCTCTTTGTTTAAGATGGCTTTTAATCTGGTCAAGATAACAATGATGGTGATTTGTTAATGTTGTTTTGGATACACTCATTATATTTTTCAAAGAGCAATGCTGTCCGGTAATTTTGCGGATAGCTATCCCGCTTAAGCGGCTTCTTTATCGTTAGATCACGCTAAAATCCAGATCTAACAGCCTTGAATCCTTTAGGGAAAATGGTGTGTCTTTTCCTGAAAATGGTGGGTCCTTTCCTAAATTCGAATCTAACCGTTAATTTGATCATCTAACGGTAAAAAAGTCCGCTTGAGCGGGATAGCTACCCGCAAAACGGTGCGGGATAGCATTTGTCTTTTTCAAAAGCAACTGTTTCCGTTTGTGGGTGGAAATTTGGAGTAACAGTGATAGTGAGAGCAATATCTAGAAATCAAGAAGACTGAAGTGAATAATGTCACGtggattgaagaagatgaatgaatctTCGCATAGTCAAAGATTATACATAGAATATCCAAAGCCTGCAGTGCAAACTAGAAGTAGTCTACCACAAACATATAACAGGGGGTCATTATCACAGTAGACGAGTTACGCCGACACCCCAAAGGGATGTATCTGATCCCAGATTACAAATCCCTTGACCCGGCAGAATATGCCTCGTCTGACAAGTGAAGTGACAACAGTTGAAATGTAATATCAAATTCATATAACAAAATTGTCCACAAATGATGGAAACCGGCAGAATAAGAATCTGGTTATGAGTCAATCACCCACTTATATATACTAAATGGTTCTCGTAATTGCTGTACATATATCTGAAGTTCTGAACTACTAACTGAAGCAAAATTAGAGACATCAAACATGGGACTTGACTCGCATTCCACGCAATAAAAACTTCATCCGAAGTTTTATTGAAATGTCAAAATATTTACTGAGACTAGATATCGATCTATGTACAGTAAATCCCAAAAGACAACCTAGCTTATTTTCAGAATGTCGATTTAGCTGATATATATCTCCAACTGTTATCTATTATGACCCAAAAGACAACCTAGCTTATTTCAGAATATTGATTTAGCTATTTCACTATAGGTATATATTTCCAACTGTTATCTACCACATAAAATATATCTCCAACTGTTAAATATTTACCTAGGAGGTGACGATGAATGTCACGTGATACTCTTCCTGTGTGTTCTTCCTCTGCGGCAGACTGTGGTATCACTATTGGAGGCAGCATGATTTGAGGGGGACTGTAGTGCTGTATTTACGAGCTTGGATGTCCTACTAGATGTGTGCTTGGATTGGCACGGCCTTGGGTACAGATGGATGATGGCCAGTTCCTTGACACGCTTTAGAGCTGACTCAGGTATCGGCTGTGACCCCTTCTGCCCTATGTAATCCTGCACAATAATTTCTTAATTAGTTTTTGCTTCTACTGACCAAATAATTTCTAGAAGGTCAATATATTGTGGAGTCATGTGATGGAGTTGGCATTGTCAATGTAGCTTTTGACCAACTTAGTTACCAAAGCAAGCATTTCCGCCGAAGTCTAAACCCAGAGGTAAAGTACTCGAAGAATCCATCCATCAATGGAAAAACCTAACAACAAAATACATAGGATAACAATACCACTCTACCTATGTCTGTATTTATAGTGCAATACTGATATAAAAGTGCAACATAACCTTACCTTTCTTTTGTTCTTCAATTTGGCTCCACTAGCCTTTAGGAGATTACGCCATTTGTCCTACGAAAATGTAAAAAGCACTACTTTAAGTTCAGTAGAGATGGGTCTATATAAAAAAGTATAGTGGATCAATCTACCTTAAGATCAACAGCAGTGCGATGAGCAGATGATGGGAACAAGAGCCGCTTAATCTCGGTCCACCTTCCAACTCCGTGCTGAGAAACACCCTCAATCAGTTTCATCACTTCAGATAGAGTCCATACTCTGTGATTCTTCCTCCGACTCGGATCCTTTCTAGTGCTTACTGTCATGATGCCGTCATCCGACTCTGACATGTCATCCTGCCATTCTCTGTGAGATGATTCCAAGTCAGAACTGTGTTCAGGATCACAGCATGACCTGTCATTTTTGTTGTCCCCAGGGTCATGCTCATGCACCTGAGATCAATAAAGTGAGCAATtcagttatcttgttgttgtttaTTAACTAGTATACAGTAAGGACCATCTGAGATACTGGGTGCCAGAGGAGATCCTTGAATATCTTATAACTACCGCAAGTTCATGATAAAGTGTTTAAAACATAACAGTTACGGAACTAGCATTTTTCTTATTGAATGAGTAGTTTGCAAAACACAGATTAACTTCTCAGGGAGGGAAGGGGTTAGGAGCTTCCTTACCCGAACAGACGTATTTTTCTTCGCAAACCTCTTAGCCTTCCAACGACCACATGTTACCTGACTATCTGAATCACCAGAAGTGTCCTGTTTACAGTTGGATGCCATGTCAACAACTCCGTTTAAAAGGTTCTGATTGCTCAGTTCATTCAACTTATCCTTTGAGCTTGTAATGCGATTCTCCAACTTCTCAATACAATATCTTGATTTCAAATCTGATGCTTCAATGAATCCCCGGGTAGGCTTACGTGATCTCTTCCGCTTCTTAACTGCTCCCCCATTTCTCCAACTCATTAATCCAAATCCAGTATCGTTGACCTTGGAATGACTGGTTGTATAAACATCCAGACTAGTAACCTTTTCTGTTTGACTCGAGCACAGTGATTTAGCCCAGTTACCCACTACACTTGCAAAAGAAGAATCAGTTCCAAGGGAATCATCACTACATCTCACATGCATGTCTACATGTTTCGTAGATGATACTTCCCTTTCCGGGAAGCCTGAAACATTTTTCGTATCAACAAAGGATGAATCAGTTCCAAGGGAATCATTACTACATCTCAATTGCACGTCCACATGATTCGTAAAAGATATTTCCCTTTCCAAGAAGCCCGAAACATTTTCCATTTCAACGAAGTTCTGCAAACCAATTAAGATATGGTTAATAAGCCACTTCCTGTCCTCAACGGTGGTTTCAAGATCAAATGTGCTCTTAAAAGCATACTGTAGTTCCTGGGTGGTCAGCTTGTCAAGTAAGTGACCGTTCTGATCTGACGTAGATTCAGACACTGGAATTGTACCGGCTGATAAATCTAAGGTTTCACCACCATCAGTGAGCCGCTCACTCAAGCCTGAAGAGCAACTCTTGGAGGAATTATTTCCATGAGAATCATTATTACATCTCAAAGGCATGTCTTCATGTTTTGCAGAAGATACTCTGCTTTCCAAGAAGATCGAACAATCCTCCGCTTCGATAAACTTCTGCATACCAAGTGAAATACGGCTAATAAGCCATTTCCTGTCTTCAACAGCGGTCTCGAGGCCAAATGTGCTTCTGAAGGCCTGGTGTAATTCATGAATGGTCATGTTGTCAAATAAGAGAGCATATTGATCCGATGTAGATTCAGGCACTGAATTAATTGTAGCAGCTGATAAATTTATTGCTTCAGCACCATCAGTGACCCGCTCACTCAAGCCTGGAGAATTCTCAAAGGAGGAATTCTTTCCATGAGAATCATCACTACATTTCAAATGCATGTCTTCTCGTTGGGTAAAGGATGTTTCCCTTTCCAAGAAGGCCGGACCATTCTCCGTTTCGATAAAGTTTTGCAAACCAAGTGAAATACGACTAAGGAGCCACTTCCTGTCCTTAACAGTGGTCTCGAGACCAAATATGCCCCTATAGGCCAGGTGCAGTTCATGAGTGGTTAGCTTGTCAAGTATGAGAAAATTTTGATCTGATGTAGATACAGGCACTGGATTAACTGTACCGGCAGATAAATCTAATGCTTGAGCACCATCGGCGACCCACTCGCTCAGGCCTGGAGAACAACTCTCAAAGGAGGAATTCGTTCCATGAGAATCATTACTACATTTCAAATGCGTGTCTTCACACTCCGTAGAAGATGTTTCCCTTTCCAAGAAGCCCGGACCATTCTCCATTATAAAGTTCTGCAAACCAAGTGAGATACGACTAAAAAGCCAATCCCTGTCCTTAACAGTGGTCTCCAGACAAAATATGCCCCTGTAGGCCAGCTGCAGTTCATGAGTGGTCAGCTTGTCAAGTAAGAGAACATTTTGATCTGATGTAGATTCAGGCAGTAGATTCATTGTACCAGCTGATAAATCTAATGCTTCAGAACTATCACTGACCCGCCCACCCAAGCCTGGAGAGCAAGTTTCCAAGCTGAGGTTTACTGAATGGAGTCCTTCGCATGTGTACTCCAAATTGGAAAATCTAGCAATATATTTCGTATCTGCGTACAAACAATTTAGGTATAAGGAATCATCCTAAAACTGACTGGCATAACATAGCATGAAAAGTGGCTACAGAACAAGATCCATAGGTGGCTTACCTAAAATGAGTTCATTGGAAGCACTTGATAGGCCACCTGTTACATGAAGATCTTCCTCTCTAACTCCCTGCAACAGTTGATCAACTACAAGAATGAGTGTCGCCAATATATCGAATATTATGTTCAAAAAATGGTCTGGCAAATAAGTGAACCAAGAGAAGAAACAGACATAAGTTAGGGTTAACACACGGGAGAAAGTGAGACACACACAACAATTACAAACTTTACGAGACAACAACGGTGCTGTGATGATAACAAATGAACTGGTCACTCTTTGATAACAAATGAACTGGTCTCATGCAAATTTTCAGGGAAGACCAGTCAAGCGTGCTACTATTCAAAAAATCAATAAATGAGAACGGAATCAATACAGCAATTTTAACCCAGCAGTTTTCGAATCTATAGATCACATCACCAAGCATGCTTAATCAGAACCTCAGAAGAAGCATGATTAGTTGAAAGAATTAAATGACAAATTCTGGAAGCTGTGTAGATGGACTACCATTTTCACTAAGCGACGCGAAGGAAAAAACAACAAGCCAATAACAAGCTGGTTCTCAAGGTTCACAGTACTAATAAATCTGGAAGACGTACAGAAAAAGAAAATGCATACATTGGCATTCACTAAATCGTTATGATATAGAGGAATATCGGACTGCATTGTACCTGGAAGATGAAATAAATACATGTGTCAGttatcaacatacaaacagagaaaCCCCAAATGCAAAATAGAGGAAATCAGAAGCAAACTGAATAATATGTGTAAGAATTTAAAAGTAAGTTCCAAAAGATAGGAGTACAAAGAGTCAGTTAAAGGAACGTTAAATAGCGAATTCCTTCTCAGAAACATGGAGGCATGAAATTTAAACGACACAACTAGTGCCATACTTCATCAGTTCGTCATATGTAATTCACAGCAGCTGGTTTCATAAAATTCGTCATATGTAATTCGTCATTTCACTGTCATATTAGAAACTACTAACTAGCTTTCTTTAGAGGTACCTAATAGTGGTAAATGTACATCTTAGTATCACCTCCATTACGTTTAAGCCACTCTATCCAATACTCAAAATTCGGTTTTGCACTGGAAATTCATGTCGAAAATCAGGTAACCACTTCAGAAAACAAAGACTATGCATCCTCAGGGAAGGTGAACATTAACGAATGCGGACCAGAAATTAGTGCAGTTTCAAACTCCAAAGAACTCTACCAAGAGAAAATGCATTATGGTTGAGGGTACTTAGAAAAACTATACAGATACTGATACAAGACATGTTGACAAAGATAGTGAAAAAATTCATTACCAGTATAAGATTTTAAATGATTGTTCTGATGAGCGGAACCTAAAACATCTCCAGTTCCTAAGCATTTCTCTAAATATTCATTGTTGCAATACAGTAGCGCATCCATTGATATTTTGACACTTTCTGGCTCTGCTAACAAATCCTTCATTTCAGTTATTTCATCTTCTGAAGCAGGATCACATATTCCATCTCCTTCAACCTATGCAAGAGAAACAATTTTCTGTTACCGACAAAAAGACGCCTTCTTGTCAAACTCATATACTGACAAGACCATACCATAAATCAATGATTAAGAACATACATCATCACTTACTCGGAAATAATTCGAGTAAATTTCTCATCAAAAAAGCCAAATACAAATAACTTTAAAACAAATTTAAATTTATGTAACAACGAAACCATTTTTCAACTACAACACTGAAATCAAGTTTTCAAGTCATTCCAGAATCTCGCCTAAAACATCTCTTACCAGGGCATTGTTATAAGTAATTCCTCCTGCCACTACCTCGCCCGAAGCAGGCATGGAACTGTTCTCTATCATGGTCCAACTGTTGCCATTTTCTTCCCAATTTCCCAGCATTTTCCTCTAGTCCCAATTAAATCAAATAAAAGACACATAAGTACACAATAATCAGCTCCTACAACGAAACATACTTGAAAAAACGTCAAATACAAGCTTATTTCTTAAATTTTATCCAAATAAACTCGATTTACAAGTTCACCCTAACATCACAAGGTAGATAAGACCCAATTTCTAGCATA from Papaver somniferum cultivar HN1 unplaced genomic scaffold, ASM357369v1 unplaced-scaffold_19, whole genome shotgun sequence includes these protein-coding regions:
- the LOC113338650 gene encoding lysM domain receptor-like kinase 3, yielding MCKTKMNVKEPIPLSSRKSYEKSRSLPNSNPSTSSTSNPSTSTSNAFSSDNNHTNTSSESRTSRSSLKSLKDSLPETTHIYDFSEIRKATNNFLAKRFSSSSSSAASDWKCLIRGKDVIIFQRKFQRSIDSSKLRERLTAICKSHHISLIKLLGASVSGDYIYLVYEYVNGGNLRDCLRNSRNPEFTVLSTWMSRMQIAADVAQGIEYIHHFCGLDLALVHNHIKSSSIIVTEPLYNAKICHFGTSELCGEINENREVIQSSVGEIQEEIQSLPSSSKLRRTKSVKFTGTKGYMSPEYQQSGIATQKSDVYAFGVVILELLSGEEPVKFKLDQETGQYRSVSVIETAKEAIESEDFEKIRRWIDRRLKDSFPVEIAERLTRVALECVHAEADKRPDMRRVSGKISKLYLESMKWKEKMGTLMDFTMSLVAR
- the LOC113338303 gene encoding uncharacterized protein LOC113338303, which codes for MAIKQNFFLLSFSFPPHSHTLSAVLLLSGCLRAFWPFCFPPPLLRQFSDSTQRKMLGNWEENGNSWTMIENSSMPASGEVVAGGITYNNALVEGDGICDPASEDEITEMKDLLAEPESVKISMDALLYCNNEYLEKCLGTGDVLGSAHQNNHLKSYTGTMQSDIPLYHNDLVNANGVREEDLHVTGGLSSASNELILDTKYIARFSNLEYTCEGLHSVNLSLETCSPGLGGRVSDSSEALDLSAGTMNLLPESTSDQNVLLLDKLTTHELQLAYRGIFCLETTVKDRDWLFSRISLGLQNFIMENGPGFLERETSSTECEDTHLKCSNDSHGTNSSFESCSPGLSEWVADGAQALDLSAGTVNPVPVSTSDQNFLILDKLTTHELHLAYRGIFGLETTVKDRKWLLSRISLGLQNFIETENGPAFLERETSFTQREDMHLKCSDDSHGKNSSFENSPGLSERVTDGAEAINLSAATINSVPESTSDQYALLFDNMTIHELHQAFRSTFGLETAVEDRKWLISRISLGMQKFIEAEDCSIFLESRVSSAKHEDMPLRCNNDSHGNNSSKSCSSGLSERLTDGGETLDLSAGTIPVSESTSDQNGHLLDKLTTQELQYAFKSTFDLETTVEDRKWLINHILIGLQNFVEMENVSGFLEREISFTNHVDVQLRCSNDSLGTDSSFVDTKNVSGFPEREVSSTKHVDMHVRCSDDSLGTDSSFASVVGNWAKSLCSSQTEKVTSLDVYTTSHSKVNDTGFGLMSWRNGGAVKKRKRSRKPTRGFIEASDLKSRYCIEKLENRITSSKDKLNELSNQNLLNGVVDMASNCKQDTSGDSDSQVTCGRWKAKRFAKKNTSVRVHEHDPGDNKNDRSCCDPEHSSDLESSHREWQDDMSESDDGIMTVSTRKDPSRRKNHRVWTLSEVMKLIEGVSQHGVGRWTEIKRLLFPSSAHRTAVDLKDKWRNLLKASGAKLKNKRKDYIGQKGSQPIPESALKRVKELAIIHLYPRPCQSKHTSSRTSKLVNTALQSPSNHAASNSDTTVCRRGRTHRKSIT